The Meleagris gallopavo isolate NT-WF06-2002-E0010 breed Aviagen turkey brand Nicholas breeding stock unplaced genomic scaffold, Turkey_5.1 ChrUn_random_deg7180001691809, whole genome shotgun sequence DNA window ctgcgtcaggcagtgccaggactccaCCATCGTCATTgagccctctcccgtggtggtgaccctgcccggacccatcctcagctccttcccgcagaacaccgccgtcggatcctccacctccgctgctgttggcagcatcctcagctgtcAGGGTGTGCCCATCACCTCGGGGGGCTTTGAcct harbors:
- the LOC109365351 gene encoding feather keratin Cos1-1/Cos1-3/Cos2-1 — encoded protein: MSCCNPCVPCQPCGPTPLASSCNEPCVRQCQDSTIVIEPSPVVVTLPGPILSSFPQNTAVGSSTSAAVGSILSCQGVPITSGGFDLSCISNRYCGRRCTPC